A single genomic interval of Lynx canadensis isolate LIC74 chromosome A2, mLynCan4.pri.v2, whole genome shotgun sequence harbors:
- the LOC115507784 gene encoding death domain-containing membrane protein NRADD-like, with the protein MTLQHLLQEMQSTGALLASRAMLHNSSHREDKTWRVQGRDREEVWGGGALAPNTSSPFPPEPPGASGSIIPVYCALLATVVLGLLAYVAFKCWRSHKQRQQLAKARTAELGTFDRDQRHGDSIVFLDNPSGQEPCAPSQGPHPELGCRLYLHLPQQQQEEVERLLEVSDEPDKGWQGLAGRLGYQTDAVEVMAQDQVPAYTLLRDWAVKEGSGATLGVLEDALAAMGREDVVRVLRPPAEGCSVV; encoded by the exons ATGACACTCCAACATCTTCTCCAAGAGATGCAGTCCACGGGAGCACTGCTAGCCAGCAGAGCCATGCTTCACAACTCCAGCCACAGGGAAG ATAAGACCTGGAGGGTacagggcagggacagggaagAGGTATGGGGAGGGGGAGCCCTGGCCCCCAATAcctcctccccattccctcctgAGCCTCCAGGGGCCTCAGGCAGCATTATCCCTGTCTACTGTGCCCTCCTGGCCACTGTGGTCCTCGGTCTGCTCGCCTACGTGGCCTTCAAGTG ctGGCGCTCCCATAAACAAAGACAGCAGTTGGCCAAAGCTCGGACTGCAGAGCTGGGGACCTTCGACAGGGACCAGAGGCACGGAGACAGCATTGTTTTCCTGGACAATCCTAGCGGTCAGGAGCCCTGCGCCCCCAGTCAGG GGCCACATCCTGAGCTTGGCTGCCGCCTCTACCTTCACCTCcctcagcagcagcaggaggaagtGGAGCGGCTCCTGGAAGTCTCAGACGAACCTGACAAGGGCTGGCAGGGTCTGGCGGGCCGCCTGGGCTACCAGACTGATGCTGTGGAGGTCATGGCCCAGGACCAGGTGCCAGCCTACACCCTGCTGAGGGACTGGGCTGTCAAAGAAGGCAGCGGTGCCACTCTCGGGGTGCTAGAGGACGCCCTGGCTGCCATGGGCCGCGAAGACGTGGTCCGGGTTCTGCGCCCCCCAGCTGAGGGCTGCTCTGTGGTGTGA